The Syngnathus typhle isolate RoL2023-S1 ecotype Sweden linkage group LG1, RoL_Styp_1.0, whole genome shotgun sequence genome includes a window with the following:
- the LOC133158071 gene encoding annexin A5-like — protein MPLTEQPEQERTHSGSFVRSLGTNMAYRGSVQPFVNFDAKHDAEILHRAMKGLGTDEDVVLMLLAARSNDQRQQIYEAYKTAYGKDLVNALKSELGGLFESLVVALMTPPVLYDAMLLHKAIKGIGTDDDVLIEILASRNSQRLRDIVTVYEKEFGSKLEKDICSDTSGYYQRLLVILLQGRREEGVKEPNISKDAKDLYAAGEGKFGTDEEKFINILGNRSLEHLCKVFDAYKKLCGSDIENSIEGETTGNLENLLLAVVKCTRSIPSFFAELLYRSMRRAGTDDDTLMRVLVSRSEEDMLDIVACFKEKYRASLYNTIQEDTTGAYRKCLLYLCGSRD, from the exons ATGCCACTTACTGAGCAGCCTGAACAAGAGCGGACACACAGCGGCAG CTTTGTGCGATCGTTAGGAACAAACATG GCATATCGAGGGAGCGTCCAACCTTTTGTCAACTTTGACGCCAAGCATGACGCCGAGATTCTCCACCGAGCCATGAAAGGACTAG GGACGGATGAAGATGTAGTCCTCATGCTGCTGGCGGCGCGTAGCAACGATCAGAGGCAGCAAATATATGAGGCGTACAAAACCGCCTACGGAAAG GATTTGGTCAACGCTCTCAAGTCGGAGCTCGGGGGTCTGTTTGAGAGTCTCGTCGTGGCCCTGATGACCCCCCCTGTCTTGTACGACGCCATGCTGCTGCACAAGGCCATCAAG GGCATCGGGACTGATGACGACGTGTTGATTGAGATCTTGGCCTCCAGGAACAGTCAACGCCTTCGAGATATCGTTACGGTCTACGAGAAAG AGTTTGGCAGCAAGCTGGAGAAGGACATCTGCAGTGACACGTCAGGATACTACCAGAGACTACTGGTCATCCTTCTGCAG GGAAGGCGAGAGGAGGGAGTCAAAGAACCAAACATCAGCAAAGATGCAAAG GACTTGTATGCAGCGGGCGAGGGCAAGTTTGGCACAGATGAGGAGAAATTCATCAACATTCTTGGAAATAGAAGCCTAGAACATCTCTGTAAAG TGTTTGACGCCTACAAGAAACTGTGCGGTTCAGACATCGAGAACAGCATTGAAGGCGAGACCACGGGAAATTTGGAGAACTTGCTGCTGGCTGTCG TGAAATGCACCCGCAGCATTCCCTCTTTTTTTGCTGAGTTGCTGTACAGATCAATGAGG CGTGCCGGGACGGATGACGACACCCTGATGAGAGTCCTGGTGTCCAGGAGCGAGGAAGACATGTTAGACATCGTAGCCTGTTTCAAGGAAAAGTATAGAGCCTCGCTCTACAACACTATTCAG gaGGACACAACAGGCGCCTACCGGAAGTGTTTGCTGTACCTTTGTGGCTCCAGAGACTGA